A single genomic interval of Roseomonas aeriglobus harbors:
- a CDS encoding DUF815 domain-containing protein, with product MTDALDRIAAALERLAPPPRPDADLSAHPAYLWDGCALVAARSFAPLPLDTLTGVDQQKAALVDNLRRLASGHAAHDVLLWGARGTGKSALVAAAASAASVALVEVATHSLDSLPLLFARLATSTRPFAVFVDDLGFSSPDEARTLRSLLEGGAEARPATVRLLVTSNRRHLVARDLAEQDSAINPRDVVDDALALADRFGLSLGFHAIDQDTYVAIVAGYAHAYGLAFDPQDAITWATRRGSRSGRVAWQYVVELAGREGRTLPR from the coding sequence ATGACCGACGCCCTCGACCGGATTGCCGCTGCCCTGGAACGCCTGGCCCCGCCGCCCCGGCCCGACGCCGACCTGTCCGCGCATCCCGCTTATCTATGGGACGGCTGCGCGCTCGTCGCTGCGCGCAGCTTCGCGCCACTGCCGCTCGATACGCTGACCGGGGTCGACCAGCAGAAGGCGGCGCTGGTCGACAATCTCCGGCGGCTTGCATCCGGTCATGCGGCGCATGACGTGCTGCTGTGGGGCGCGCGCGGCACCGGCAAGTCGGCGCTCGTCGCCGCGGCGGCATCGGCGGCGAGCGTCGCGTTGGTCGAGGTCGCGACGCACAGCCTAGACAGCCTGCCGCTGCTCTTCGCGCGTCTGGCGACGAGCACACGGCCGTTCGCGGTCTTCGTCGATGATCTCGGCTTCTCCTCGCCGGACGAAGCGCGCACGCTGCGGTCGTTGCTCGAGGGCGGGGCGGAGGCGCGGCCGGCGACCGTCCGGCTGCTGGTGACCTCGAACCGCCGCCACCTCGTCGCGCGCGACCTCGCCGAACAGGACAGTGCGATCAACCCGCGCGACGTGGTCGATGACGCGCTGGCGCTGGCCGACCGCTTCGGTCTCAGCCTTGGCTTCCACGCGATCGACCAGGACACTTATGTTGCGATCGTCGCCGGCTATGCGCACGCCTATGGCCTGGCGTTCGATCCGCAGGACGCGATCACCTGGGCGACCCGGCGCGGCAGCCGGTCGGGCCGCGTCGCGTGGCAATATGTCGTCGAGCTCGCCGGGCGCGAGGGGCGCACGTTGCCGCGCTGA
- the prsR gene encoding PEP-CTERM-box response regulator transcription factor, whose amino-acid sequence MTDKVLLIVEDDAALQRQLRWAYDGYRVLVASTRDEALTLLRAEEPAVVTLDLGLPPDPDGTTEGFATLAEMLALKPDLKVIVASGHGAQESALRAIGEGAWDFYAKPIDIDALGLIVARAFHVHALEAENRRLAAAAARGGTTVLGGMITASPEMLKVTRTIERVASADVSVMLLGASGTGKELLARGLHESSERKGAFVAINCAAIPETLLESELFGHEKGAFTGAVKTTEGKIEQAHGGTLFLDEIGDVPLPLQVKLLRFLQERVIERIGGRKAIPVDVRIVCATHRDIDTMVAAQSFREDLYYRLAEIVVRIPSLAERPGDAALLAKAFVKRYAAQMKSGATALAADALAAIDAHPWPGNVRELENRVKRAVIMAEGAKITAADLDLGDRDDAHAINLRHVREQADRKAIRHALARSDGNISGTARLLGISRPTLYDLMRAYDLQP is encoded by the coding sequence ATGACCGACAAAGTGCTTCTGATCGTCGAGGACGATGCCGCGCTCCAGCGCCAGCTGCGCTGGGCCTATGACGGCTATCGTGTGCTTGTCGCGTCGACCCGGGACGAGGCGTTGACGCTGTTGCGGGCCGAAGAGCCGGCCGTGGTCACGCTCGACCTGGGCCTGCCGCCCGATCCCGATGGCACGACTGAGGGCTTTGCCACGCTGGCGGAGATGCTGGCCTTGAAGCCCGACCTGAAGGTTATCGTCGCGTCGGGCCACGGGGCGCAGGAAAGCGCGTTGCGCGCGATCGGGGAAGGGGCGTGGGATTTCTACGCCAAACCGATCGATATCGATGCGCTGGGCCTGATCGTCGCGCGGGCGTTCCACGTTCATGCGTTGGAGGCGGAGAACCGCCGGCTGGCGGCGGCGGCGGCGCGCGGGGGCACCACGGTGCTGGGCGGCATGATCACTGCCAGCCCGGAAATGCTGAAGGTCACCCGCACTATCGAACGCGTGGCCTCCGCCGACGTATCGGTGATGCTGCTCGGAGCCTCGGGCACCGGCAAGGAATTGCTTGCCCGCGGTCTCCACGAATCGAGCGAGCGAAAGGGGGCGTTCGTCGCGATCAACTGCGCGGCGATCCCCGAGACACTGCTGGAAAGCGAGCTGTTCGGCCATGAGAAAGGCGCGTTTACCGGTGCGGTGAAGACGACCGAGGGCAAGATCGAACAGGCCCACGGCGGGACGCTCTTCCTGGACGAAATCGGCGATGTGCCGCTGCCGCTCCAGGTCAAGCTGCTGCGCTTCCTGCAGGAACGCGTGATCGAGCGGATCGGCGGGCGCAAGGCGATCCCGGTCGACGTTCGCATCGTCTGCGCGACGCACCGCGACATCGATACGATGGTGGCCGCCCAGTCGTTCCGCGAAGACCTCTATTACCGGCTCGCCGAAATCGTGGTGCGTATCCCTTCGCTCGCGGAGCGGCCGGGCGATGCTGCGTTGCTCGCCAAGGCCTTCGTCAAACGCTATGCCGCGCAGATGAAGTCGGGTGCGACCGCGCTGGCCGCCGACGCGCTGGCGGCGATCGATGCGCACCCCTGGCCCGGCAATGTCCGCGAGCTCGAGAACCGCGTGAAGCGCGCGGTGATCATGGCGGAAGGGGCGAAGATTACCGCCGCCGATCTCGACCTCGGCGATCGCGACGACGCGCATGCGATCAATCTGCGACACGTCCGCGAACAGGCCGACCGCAAGGCGATCCGCCACGCACTGGCACGCAGCGACGGCAACATCTCCGGGACCGCGCGGCTGCTCGGGATCAGCCGGCCTACGCTGTACGACCTGATGCGCGCCTATGACCTCCAGCCGTAG
- the ada gene encoding bifunctional DNA-binding transcriptional regulator/O6-methylguanine-DNA methyltransferase Ada gives MTIDETIAWAAFEARDRRMDGRLIVAVVTTGIYCKPSCPARRPLRENVRFFANPATARAAGFRACRRCTPDTVGRDAEAVARAVALIEAAEEAIALDDLATQVGYTPHHFHRLFRRATGVTPAGYARALKARRVADALARDESVTAAIYDAGYAAPSRFYATAADRLGMTPSAWKGGGAGVTIRWTVAATSLGALLIAATDKGLCRVAFDEDWTHLAARFPKAEIVKGGAALETLATQVVVEVESPGRHTDLPLDVQGTAFQEAVWQALCAIPKGETRSYAQIAAAAGYPGAVRAVGSACGANSVAVLIPCHRVTRSGGDLGGYAYGPERKRALLERESQAIGAPAQAEDSLKRAGP, from the coding sequence ATGACGATCGACGAGACGATAGCCTGGGCCGCGTTCGAGGCCCGTGACCGCCGGATGGACGGGCGGCTGATCGTCGCGGTCGTGACGACCGGCATCTACTGCAAGCCGTCCTGCCCTGCGCGGCGGCCTCTGCGCGAAAACGTCCGCTTCTTCGCCAATCCGGCCACCGCACGTGCCGCCGGGTTTCGCGCTTGCCGGCGCTGCACGCCGGATACCGTCGGGCGCGATGCCGAAGCCGTCGCCCGCGCGGTCGCGTTGATCGAGGCGGCGGAGGAGGCGATCGCGCTCGACGATCTCGCGACGCAGGTCGGCTATACGCCACATCACTTCCACCGCCTGTTCAGACGCGCGACCGGCGTGACGCCGGCCGGCTATGCCCGCGCGCTGAAGGCCCGCCGCGTTGCCGATGCGCTGGCGCGTGACGAGAGCGTCACTGCCGCCATCTACGATGCCGGCTATGCCGCGCCGAGCCGTTTCTATGCCACGGCCGCCGACCGGCTCGGAATGACGCCATCGGCTTGGAAAGGCGGTGGGGCAGGTGTGACCATCCGCTGGACGGTCGCCGCGACCAGCCTGGGTGCACTTCTGATCGCCGCGACCGACAAGGGGTTGTGCCGCGTCGCGTTCGACGAGGACTGGACGCATCTCGCGGCGCGCTTCCCCAAGGCCGAAATTGTGAAGGGCGGGGCGGCGCTCGAAACGCTCGCCACGCAAGTCGTGGTCGAGGTCGAGAGCCCCGGGCGCCACACAGACCTGCCGCTCGACGTCCAGGGTACTGCGTTCCAAGAGGCTGTGTGGCAAGCGCTGTGCGCAATCCCGAAGGGCGAGACGCGCAGCTATGCCCAAATCGCGGCGGCGGCCGGGTACCCCGGCGCGGTACGCGCCGTCGGGAGCGCGTGTGGAGCGAACAGCGTTGCGGTGCTGATCCCCTGCCACCGGGTCACGCGGTCGGGCGGCGACCTGGGCGGCTATGCTTATGGGCCAGAGCGCAAACGGGCATTGCTGGAACGGGAAAGCCAGGCGATTGGCGCCCCGGCGCAGGCGGAAGACAGCCTCAAGCGAGCGGGCCCATAA
- a CDS encoding mannose-1-phosphate guanylyltransferase/mannose-6-phosphate isomerase: MSAAPSIVPVILSGGSGTRLWPMSRTERPKQFLALTSDETMLQLTARRTPGEAGYAAPIIVGNAAHADEVEAQLNAIGVGPAAVILEPTGRNTAPAIALAAIAAGAGDQPLLVMPSDHVITDVPAFHAAIAAALPMVEDGWLVTFGITPDAPETGYGWIKVGEQLADRVHRVDRFIEKPPLPAAQAMLDEGGHAWNGGIFLFRADRYLEVLGREAPEMVVAAQASMDKARRDGLRIWPDADAFAASPSDSIDYAVMEKANRVAVVPVAMGWSDLGSWDALDAITDNDAGGNTHAGEVIAVDTRNCFVRADGVRVALVGVEDLIVVASGSDVLILPKGRSQEVKKIIEAMKAKD; encoded by the coding sequence ATGTCAGCCGCGCCGTCGATCGTGCCCGTTATCCTGTCCGGCGGATCCGGCACCCGGCTGTGGCCTATGTCGCGGACGGAGCGGCCCAAGCAGTTTCTCGCGCTGACGTCGGACGAGACGATGCTGCAGCTGACCGCGCGTCGAACGCCGGGCGAGGCCGGCTACGCCGCACCGATCATCGTCGGCAACGCCGCACACGCCGACGAGGTGGAGGCGCAGCTAAACGCGATCGGCGTCGGACCGGCAGCCGTGATCCTGGAGCCGACGGGACGCAACACCGCGCCCGCCATCGCGCTCGCTGCCATCGCTGCGGGCGCGGGCGATCAGCCCCTGCTCGTCATGCCGTCCGATCATGTCATCACCGACGTTCCCGCTTTCCACGCCGCGATCGCCGCGGCGCTGCCGATGGTCGAGGACGGATGGCTCGTTACCTTCGGCATCACGCCCGATGCGCCCGAGACGGGCTATGGCTGGATCAAGGTCGGCGAGCAACTGGCAGACCGCGTCCACCGCGTCGACCGCTTCATCGAAAAGCCACCCCTGCCCGCGGCGCAGGCGATGCTCGACGAAGGCGGTCATGCCTGGAACGGCGGCATCTTCCTGTTTCGCGCCGACCGCTATCTCGAAGTGCTCGGCCGGGAAGCGCCGGAGATGGTCGTCGCGGCGCAGGCGTCGATGGACAAGGCCCGCCGCGACGGGCTGCGCATCTGGCCGGACGCCGACGCCTTTGCCGCCTCGCCCTCCGACTCGATCGACTATGCCGTGATGGAAAAGGCGAACCGCGTGGCGGTCGTGCCCGTCGCGATGGGGTGGAGCGATCTCGGCAGCTGGGATGCGCTGGACGCGATCACCGACAATGACGCAGGCGGCAATACCCATGCCGGCGAAGTGATCGCGGTCGATACGCGCAACTGCTTCGTCCGCGCCGATGGCGTTCGCGTCGCACTGGTCGGGGTCGAGGACCTGATCGTCGTCGCCAGCGGCAGCGATGTGCTGATCCTGCCCAAGGGGCGCAGCCAGGAGGTGAAGAAGATTATCGAGGCGATGAAGGCCAAGGACTGA
- a CDS encoding TIGR03013 family PEP-CTERM/XrtA system glycosyltransferase, with the protein MIRLFKHYVPNAVLLLGLLDVILLMIAAEGGWAIRAGQIGMAIEPIHTRLPQLATYAVAIEIALVGVGVYSAESLQSIRFAAVRLIVGIALGVLALSAVFFIFPALSLWRSNLIYAMAITIVGLLLLRLLLGKTLGSQAFKRRVVVLGAGPRAERLRQLSRRPGAGFAVVGYVSMSETNRVIPEAIARDAIYNLADHVVLLNASEVVLALEERRNSLPLKDLLRIKTTGVHVNDTSTFLERETGRVDLDSVNPSWLIFSDGFSSGRMLSGVFKRLFDIAASLILLVLTLPLVLATALAIKLESKGPAFYRQRRVGLYGETFDCIKLRSMRTDAEVAGVAVWAEKDDPRITRIGRIIRKLRIDELPQCWSVLKGEMSFVGPRPERPQFVEDLETKLPYYAERHMVKPGITGWAQINYPYGASIEDSRQKLEYDLYYAKNYSPFLDLLILLQTMRVILWPAGAR; encoded by the coding sequence ATGATCCGCCTGTTCAAGCATTATGTGCCCAACGCCGTGCTGCTGCTGGGCCTGCTCGACGTCATCCTGCTAATGATCGCGGCAGAGGGCGGCTGGGCGATCCGTGCCGGCCAGATCGGCATGGCGATCGAGCCGATCCACACGCGGTTGCCGCAACTCGCGACCTATGCCGTGGCGATCGAGATCGCCCTGGTCGGCGTCGGCGTCTATTCCGCGGAATCTCTGCAATCGATCCGTTTCGCCGCGGTTCGGCTGATCGTCGGCATTGCGCTCGGCGTATTGGCGTTGTCGGCGGTGTTCTTCATCTTTCCGGCTCTCAGCCTGTGGCGGTCGAACCTGATTTACGCGATGGCGATCACCATCGTCGGCCTGCTGCTGCTGCGCCTGCTGCTCGGCAAGACGCTCGGCAGCCAGGCCTTCAAGCGTCGCGTCGTCGTGCTCGGCGCGGGCCCGCGGGCGGAGCGATTGCGCCAGCTGTCGCGGCGTCCGGGCGCGGGCTTCGCGGTGGTCGGCTATGTGTCGATGAGCGAGACCAATCGCGTGATCCCCGAAGCGATCGCGCGCGATGCGATCTATAATCTCGCCGACCATGTCGTCCTGCTCAACGCCAGCGAAGTCGTCCTCGCGCTGGAGGAGCGGCGCAATTCGCTGCCGCTGAAGGATCTGCTGCGGATCAAGACGACCGGCGTCCACGTCAACGACACCTCGACCTTCCTCGAGCGCGAGACGGGGCGTGTCGACCTCGACAGCGTCAATCCGTCGTGGCTGATCTTCTCCGACGGCTTTTCGTCGGGGCGGATGCTGTCGGGCGTATTCAAGCGGCTGTTCGATATCGCCGCCAGCCTGATCCTGCTGGTGCTGACCCTGCCGCTGGTGCTGGCGACGGCGCTCGCCATCAAGCTGGAGAGCAAGGGACCGGCCTTCTACCGGCAGCGCCGCGTGGGTCTGTACGGCGAGACGTTTGATTGCATAAAGCTGCGCTCGATGCGCACTGACGCCGAGGTCGCGGGCGTGGCTGTCTGGGCCGAGAAGGACGACCCGCGCATCACCCGCATCGGCCGCATCATTCGCAAGCTGCGGATCGACGAGCTGCCGCAATGCTGGTCGGTGCTGAAGGGCGAGATGAGCTTCGTCGGCCCGCGTCCCGAACGACCGCAGTTCGTCGAGGATCTTGAGACGAAGCTGCCTTATTATGCCGAGCGGCACATGGTGAAGCCGGGCATCACCGGCTGGGCGCAGATCAACTATCCCTATGGCGCCTCGATCGAGGACAGCCGGCAGAAGCTGGAATACGACCTCTATTACGCCAAGAATTATTCGCCGTTTCTCGACCTGCTGATCCTGTTGCAGACCATGCGCGTCATTCTGTGGCCGGCGGGCGCGCGCTGA
- a CDS encoding tetratricopeptide repeat protein, with the protein MRTVRVVAAIVLLLGAGIVAWSILRPEPVAGDAAALVIESDAAMRAGHVSRARALAKQAVAADPALAAAHLAAARGALAEGDGLTAEAEVGRAVDAGAPHATTRAMAAHAKLLQNDAAGALALARSVSDPDRAYGRRIEARALAATGDVLAAQALWTRALTETPDDPVLLTDIARFNLAHGDIGNAAAAAEQAVSLDPASIDALLIRARVARARTGPAAGLSWQRRALARDPNSYAALIDHAATLGDLGQGRAMLAATRQALAMRPGDAQAFYLLATLAARTGKLALARDLFDRVTGGFERTPGALLLGATLDIDAGDYEQAVATLRNLVGLQPMNLRARQLLAVALLRLDSVPEALTVLRPIALRSDADSYTLTLAARAFERQGNRVEAAGLLDRAAALAPGPARQFAAEDSVAVAASFARTGDLGTTVPLIRALLDDGQGAAAIDAAAQIARARPTVPAAWLAYGDTLFLTGRPTDAQTAYRRAATLRFDGPTLLRIVPLIGNTDLVARYRAANPVDPILWRLAALRADDAAAARAPLERLRVMARNGDAAVLTALALAEQGQPAVSAGAAAYRLAPSSAPACDAYGWALLRAGDRDGARQLLHKAALLAPDNRQVRWHLSQLGG; encoded by the coding sequence GTGCGGACGGTGCGAGTGGTTGCCGCGATCGTCCTGCTGCTCGGCGCCGGCATCGTCGCGTGGTCGATCCTGCGGCCGGAGCCGGTCGCGGGCGATGCCGCAGCGCTGGTCATCGAAAGCGATGCGGCGATGCGTGCGGGCCATGTGTCGCGCGCGCGCGCGCTCGCCAAGCAGGCGGTGGCGGCAGACCCCGCCCTGGCCGCAGCCCATCTCGCGGCGGCCCGCGGTGCGCTGGCGGAGGGTGACGGGCTGACTGCGGAGGCAGAAGTCGGTCGCGCGGTCGATGCCGGTGCCCCGCACGCGACGACCCGGGCGATGGCGGCGCATGCGAAGCTGCTCCAGAACGACGCCGCCGGCGCGCTCGCCCTCGCGCGGAGCGTTTCCGACCCAGACCGCGCCTACGGCCGCCGGATCGAGGCGCGTGCTCTGGCCGCCACCGGTGACGTCCTCGCCGCGCAGGCGCTGTGGACACGCGCCCTCACCGAAACTCCCGACGATCCGGTGCTGTTGACCGACATCGCGCGCTTCAATCTGGCGCACGGCGATATCGGCAACGCTGCCGCCGCGGCGGAACAGGCGGTGTCGCTCGACCCTGCAAGCATAGATGCACTGCTGATCCGCGCGCGGGTAGCACGCGCAAGGACCGGCCCGGCGGCCGGGCTGTCATGGCAACGGCGCGCGCTGGCGCGAGATCCGAACAGCTATGCCGCACTGATCGACCATGCGGCCACGCTGGGCGACCTGGGGCAGGGCAGGGCGATGCTGGCCGCCACCCGCCAGGCGCTGGCGATGCGTCCGGGCGATGCCCAGGCCTTCTACCTGCTTGCCACGCTGGCCGCTCGAACCGGCAAGCTCGCGCTTGCGCGTGACCTGTTCGACCGCGTGACCGGCGGGTTCGAGCGAACGCCGGGGGCACTGCTGCTCGGCGCTACGCTCGATATCGACGCCGGCGATTATGAACAGGCGGTGGCGACGCTGCGCAACCTCGTCGGGCTGCAACCCATGAACCTGCGCGCGCGCCAGTTGCTGGCGGTCGCGCTGCTGCGGCTCGACTCGGTGCCGGAGGCGCTGACGGTCCTTCGCCCGATCGCGCTGCGTAGCGATGCGGATAGCTACACGCTGACCCTCGCCGCGCGCGCTTTCGAACGGCAGGGCAACCGGGTGGAGGCCGCTGGCCTGCTCGATCGCGCCGCCGCGCTCGCACCCGGACCCGCGCGCCAGTTCGCAGCGGAGGACAGCGTCGCGGTCGCAGCATCCTTTGCGCGCACGGGCGATCTCGGGACGACCGTCCCGCTGATCCGCGCGCTGCTCGACGACGGCCAGGGCGCGGCGGCGATCGACGCCGCTGCACAGATCGCCCGCGCGCGGCCGACCGTGCCGGCGGCGTGGCTCGCCTATGGCGACACGCTTTTCCTCACCGGACGCCCGACCGATGCGCAGACCGCCTATCGCCGCGCGGCGACGCTCCGGTTCGACGGGCCGACATTGCTGCGGATCGTGCCGCTCATCGGCAATACCGATCTCGTCGCGCGCTATCGGGCCGCCAATCCGGTCGACCCGATCCTGTGGCGTCTCGCTGCCCTTCGGGCCGACGATGCCGCTGCCGCGCGCGCACCGCTCGAACGCCTGCGGGTCATGGCGCGTAACGGTGACGCCGCGGTGCTGACGGCGCTGGCGCTCGCCGAACAGGGCCAACCCGCCGTCTCGGCCGGTGCCGCCGCCTATCGCCTCGCCCCGTCGAGCGCGCCGGCGTGCGACGCCTATGGCTGGGCGCTGCTGCGGGCCGGCGATCGGGACGGCGCGCGACAGCTTCTGCACAAGGCCGCGTTGCTCGCGCCCGACAACCGCCAGGTCCGCTGGCACCTGTCGCAACTCGGCGGATAA
- the prsK gene encoding PEP-CTERM system histidine kinase PrsK, which produces MEQLILWSHALAALLLAAVSLRAVRSDGPGLPRRPLAVVLALAAAWALAYAGLGGHDPAPRLMGGLFMLAMLGVMAMLHRRAAAQPLGLIPVYGVVATVILVSTILQMVALSLPPNVLVRSGILPVATLLRMLIAVSALVLVNNLAMARSDGPVRLLCLSFGIAWGGELATSAVFYLSGGGSLSIYAIRGILLALSAAVAGIALRTGAQRPVAVSRTVAYQSLSLVAVAAYFAVLAAGTSALSVTGDYARIFQTAFVLGVTVAAVTLMSSSWLRAWVKVKIAKHLFTHRYDYRTEWLRFTGTLGASKGDQPLGERIVKAVADLTMSDRGLLLVPEGDGLGVGVRWNTDVAGGTADAGFVRYLTGNERILAFDELRSDAADPAELACVPQWMLDDVDIWAAVPMLHRGQLTGVVLLGRPSVDRALDWEDFDLLRVAGRGVASYLAEARAQEALADTQRFDEFNRRTAFIVHDIKNLVSGLSLVARNAERHADNPAFRADMVATLQDSAAKLNMLLGRLSMGPRGRPEPPVAVPLLDFAQRIVATRRAGHPVVATGDPLAIALADPARLEQIVGHLLSNAIEASPPAEPVSLIVSSAGGQAVIAVVDRGCGMSPAFIRDRLFRPFASSKPDGFGIGAFEARQLAESMGGVISVTSQEGQGSTFRILLPVATPAAVDVPPIEIAA; this is translated from the coding sequence ATGGAACAGCTGATCCTCTGGAGCCACGCGCTGGCCGCGCTGCTGTTGGCGGCAGTCTCTCTGCGGGCGGTGCGAAGCGACGGGCCAGGCCTGCCCCGCCGCCCGCTGGCGGTCGTCCTGGCATTGGCTGCGGCGTGGGCGCTGGCCTACGCCGGTCTGGGCGGGCATGATCCGGCGCCCCGCCTGATGGGCGGTCTGTTCATGCTGGCGATGCTGGGCGTCATGGCGATGCTGCACCGCCGGGCCGCGGCTCAACCGCTGGGCCTGATCCCCGTCTACGGCGTCGTCGCGACCGTCATCCTGGTGTCCACCATCCTGCAGATGGTCGCGCTCAGCCTGCCACCGAATGTGCTGGTCCGGTCCGGCATCCTGCCGGTGGCGACCCTGCTGCGGATGCTGATTGCGGTATCGGCGCTGGTGCTCGTCAACAATCTGGCGATGGCGAGGTCGGATGGCCCGGTGCGCCTGCTATGCCTGTCCTTCGGCATTGCCTGGGGTGGCGAGCTGGCGACGAGCGCGGTGTTCTATCTTTCGGGCGGCGGATCGCTGTCGATCTATGCTATACGCGGCATCCTGCTGGCGCTGTCGGCCGCTGTCGCCGGCATCGCCCTGCGGACGGGCGCGCAGCGGCCCGTCGCGGTGTCGCGCACGGTCGCCTATCAGTCGCTGTCGCTGGTCGCGGTCGCTGCCTATTTCGCCGTGCTGGCGGCCGGCACGAGCGCGCTGTCGGTGACCGGCGACTATGCGCGAATCTTTCAGACGGCGTTCGTGCTGGGCGTGACCGTGGCAGCCGTCACGCTCATGTCGTCGTCCTGGTTGCGCGCCTGGGTGAAGGTCAAGATCGCCAAGCATCTGTTCACCCACCGCTACGACTATCGCACCGAATGGCTGCGCTTTACGGGCACGCTGGGTGCGTCGAAGGGCGACCAGCCGCTTGGCGAGCGCATCGTGAAGGCTGTCGCCGATCTGACGATGTCCGACCGCGGGCTGTTGCTCGTTCCCGAGGGCGACGGGCTGGGCGTCGGCGTGCGGTGGAATACCGATGTGGCGGGCGGCACTGCGGACGCCGGCTTCGTGCGATACCTGACCGGTAACGAGCGCATCCTGGCGTTCGACGAGCTGCGCAGCGATGCTGCCGACCCGGCGGAGCTGGCGTGCGTGCCGCAGTGGATGCTCGACGACGTCGATATCTGGGCGGCAGTGCCGATGCTTCATCGCGGACAGCTGACCGGGGTGGTCCTGCTTGGCCGCCCGAGTGTCGACCGCGCGCTCGACTGGGAGGATTTCGACCTGTTGCGGGTCGCCGGACGCGGTGTCGCGAGTTATCTGGCGGAGGCGCGAGCGCAGGAAGCGCTGGCCGATACCCAGCGGTTCGACGAATTCAACCGCCGCACCGCCTTCATCGTCCATGACATCAAGAATCTGGTCAGCGGGCTGAGCCTCGTCGCGCGCAATGCCGAACGCCATGCCGACAATCCGGCCTTCCGCGCCGACATGGTGGCGACGCTTCAGGATTCGGCGGCCAAGCTGAACATGCTGCTCGGCCGCCTGTCGATGGGGCCGCGCGGCCGTCCCGAACCACCGGTCGCGGTGCCGCTGCTCGACTTCGCCCAGCGCATCGTCGCCACCCGCCGCGCCGGGCACCCGGTCGTCGCGACCGGTGACCCTCTGGCGATCGCGCTGGCCGATCCCGCGCGGCTTGAACAGATCGTCGGCCATCTGCTGAGCAATGCGATTGAAGCGAGCCCGCCCGCCGAGCCGGTCAGCCTGATCGTGTCGTCCGCGGGTGGCCAAGCCGTCATCGCGGTGGTCGACCGCGGTTGCGGCATGTCGCCGGCCTTCATCCGCGACCGACTGTTCCGTCCATTCGCTTCGTCGAAGCCCGATGGCTTCGGCATCGGCGCGTTCGAGGCGCGGCAGCTTGCCGAAAGCATGGGCGGGGTGATTTCGGTCACCAGCCAGGAAGGCCAGGGGTCGACCTTTCGCATCCTCCTGCCAGTCGCCACGCCCGCCGCCGTCGACGTACCGCCTATCGAGATCGCCGCATGA
- a CDS encoding arginyltransferase: MTAPFRYPRFFVTSPSPCPYLPGREERKVFTELNGQHAGELNDALGRIGFRRSQSVAYRPSCVGCSACVSVRVVAAEFRPNKTQRKLIARHSDLEVHACRPWATDEQFQLLRGYLRARHPGGGMTLMDEGDYSDMVEQSPVNSFVVEYREPTIDGKRGRLVGACITDQQADGLSMIYSFFDTEDETRPGLGNYIIMDHILRAHAAGLGYVYLGYWVKGSQRMAYKTRYRPIEVLGPDGWAAFDPDADEAPLHAPRVRAFA, translated from the coding sequence GTGACGGCACCGTTCCGCTATCCCCGGTTCTTCGTGACGAGCCCGTCGCCGTGCCCGTATCTGCCCGGTCGCGAGGAGCGGAAGGTCTTTACCGAGCTGAACGGCCAGCATGCCGGCGAATTGAACGACGCGTTGGGTCGCATCGGGTTTCGTCGCAGCCAGTCGGTTGCCTATCGTCCGTCGTGCGTCGGCTGTTCGGCTTGCGTTTCGGTCCGCGTCGTCGCGGCCGAATTCCGGCCGAACAAGACCCAGCGCAAACTGATCGCGCGGCACAGCGATCTGGAAGTCCACGCCTGCCGTCCCTGGGCGACCGACGAGCAGTTCCAGCTGCTACGCGGCTATCTGCGCGCGCGCCATCCCGGCGGCGGCATGACGCTGATGGACGAAGGCGACTATTCCGACATGGTCGAGCAGAGCCCGGTCAACAGTTTCGTCGTCGAATATCGCGAACCGACGATCGACGGAAAGCGCGGGCGGCTGGTCGGCGCCTGCATTACCGACCAGCAGGCCGACGGTCTGTCGATGATCTACAGCTTCTTCGATACCGAGGACGAGACCCGCCCGGGTCTGGGCAACTACATCATCATGGACCACATCCTGCGGGCACATGCCGCGGGCCTGGGCTATGTCTATCTCGGCTATTGGGTGAAGGGTTCGCAGCGCATGGCGTACAAGACGCGCTACCGCCCGATCGAGGTGCTGGGCCCGGACGGCTGGGCCGCCTTCGATCCCGATGCGGACGAGGCGCCGCTCCACGCCCCGCGCGTCCGGGCCTTTGCGTAG
- a CDS encoding HNH endonuclease, whose protein sequence is MCGRPLGRRVEWHHVVPKSEGGRETVPVHPICHRIIHASASNADLARLYPTLDALRAREDIARFLRWIADKAPDFHAPTRRRAE, encoded by the coding sequence CTGTGCGGCCGCCCGCTCGGCCGGCGTGTCGAATGGCACCATGTCGTGCCCAAGAGCGAGGGTGGGCGGGAGACGGTGCCCGTCCATCCGATTTGCCACCGCATCATCCATGCGAGCGCGTCGAACGCCGATCTCGCCCGTCTTTATCCCACGCTTGATGCGCTTCGGGCACGGGAGGACATCGCCCGCTTCCTGCGCTGGATCGCCGACAAGGCACCCGATTTCCACGCGCCGACCCGTCGCCGCGCCGAATGA